The following DNA comes from Holophagaceae bacterium.
GGCGCATACCCATGCCACGGCTTTCTTCCTTGCCAAGGGCCTGCTGGACATGGGCGTGGAGGAGGTTCCCTTCGCGCCGGCCTCTTTCCGCGCCCTGGCTGCGGTGATCGAAACCGTGCGGGCGGACGCGGGCCACCTTTTCCTGGCCATCCAGAACGAGAACCCCTATGCCTCCGAGGCCCGCGCACAGCTCATCTCGGCGCTCCAGGGCATCCACCAACGCCTGGAGGCGCCCCAGGACCAGAGCCAACCCACGGCCATGGACCTGCCGGATCTCGGGGCAGCCTCCCCGGCCCTGCGGGAGGTGCGCGAGGTCATCGATGCCATCGACCAGGAGATCGTGGAAACGCTGCGCCGGCGCAGCCAGCTCAGCGCCCGTGCCGGGGAAGCCAAGCGCCTTCTGGGTGCCCCCGTGCAGGACCCCCTGCGGGAGGCCGAGTTACTGAAGACGCGCCGGACTTGGGCGGCTCAGGCCGGGTTGGATGCCGATGAAGTCGAAGCCTTCTTCAAAGCCATCCTGCATATGAGCCGGCGAACGCAGGGGCATGGCCCGATGTGAGGGGGAGTTTGTGGGAGTCGAATAAGTTGAAAAGTCGAAGAGTCGAAGAGTCGAAGAGTTGAGGAGTTGAGTATCAACGGAGGTAGCAAGAATCTCGACTTCTCTAACTTTTTAACTTTTCAACTTTTCGACTTTTCAACTCCAAGATCAAGCGCCGAAGCGCTTGGAGACTTCGCTCCACTTGATGTTCTCGACAAACGCGTCCAGGTACTTCGCTCTTGCGATGCCGTAATCGACCATGAACGCGTGCTCCCAGCTGTCCAGCACCACCAGCAGGTCCTGCTCGATGGGCAGGCCCAGGTGGTGCTCGGCGATGAAGTAGGTGTGCAGTTTCCCGTCGCGGCGGTTGCGGGTCAGCAGCGCCCAGCCGGGACCGCTCATGGCGCAGGCCTTGAGGTCGGCGATGACCTTGTCCTTGCCGCCGAAAGCGTCCAAGGCCGTCTGCAGCCCGGCGCTGATGGTGGCGTCGGCGCCCAGGTTCTCGAAGTACAGCTCGTGCAGGAAGGAGCCGTTGAAGGCCACGGCCTCGCGGCGCTTCAGCTCCGTGTACTCGTTGAAGGAGTAGTTGGGCTTGGTGTTGTCGGCGGCGGCCAGCTTCTCTTCGATCTCGTTCAGCTTGGCGATGTAGCCCTTGTAGAGCGTGAAGTGCTGGTCCAGCTGGGCGTCCGAGAGGCCCTTGACGGCGCCTCCCTTCAGGTGGTCATAGGATTTGGCGGTATAAGCCATGGAATTCTCCTGGAAATGCGCGGTTGCGCGGGATTCGGATGAACGCGCCGGGGCGCGGTCCAACAGTGTAGGGAAAAAACGCCTTCCTTCAAACCCGGAAGCGGCCTGCGATGGCCTGGACCGCCGCTCCGTCCGCTCCGGCGTTTCGGTTGAAGAAACCTTCATCGCGGTATCCCGCGAAAAGCCGGAACGGCTTCCGGACTCCAGATCCCAGAACCTGGGTGGCGAGGCCATGCAATGGCCCGATCCCCTATACTGTCGATATTCCGGTAAAGATATCGGTATTGAACGATATTTCGTTCTTGATGGGTGGATGGTGCAGCCCGCTGATTTCCACCTCGCGGTTGCCCAGGACCCGGGCCCGGCGCCCGAGCGAAGTCCAGTCGTTCAACCGAGCATCTCCCGCAGGAACCAGGCTTCCTTCTGGTGGACCTGCACAAAGCGGGTCAGGAGGTCGGCGGTGCCCGGGTCATTTTCCCGGGAGGCCAGGTCGATGCCTTCATGCAGGAGGCCGATGGCTTTTTCCTCCGAGGCCAGGGCCTCGGCGAGCATCGCCCCGGGATCCAGGTGTTTCTTGGGATTGCTGGGCTTCACGGAGCTCTGGGACTCCATCTGGGAGGGCGCGTGGATAGGCGTCCCGCCCAGGATCCGGATGCGTTCGCCCAACTCGTCGATGGTGCCCTCCACGGCCCCGTGCAGGTCGTCGAAACGCAGGTGGTAGTCGCGGAAATGAGGTCCCGAGACCATCCAGTGGTAGCGCTTGGCGTTGAAGCCGATGATCCAGGCGGTGGCCAACTGGGCGTTGAGGTGGTGGATGAGGCTTTGGCTCATGGAAACTCCCTGGAAATGGGTGGTCATCTTATCGGGCCTGGAAGAATGCCGGCTCAAGGGAGCCAGCCTGCCCAGGACCCGGCGGGTTCGAAGCGCCCCGACAGGGCCCCATGGACTGACACCAGGGCCACCGGGAGATCATCAGGGGGAATCTGGTAACGCAATGCCAGCACCGCCGGAAGCCGGTCCCCCGGACCTGCGGCGCCTCGGTCCACAGCCGGCGTCACAAAGGCGCCGGACCGCAGTTCAAGAGTCAGTTGTTCCGGAAACCCGCGGAGTGCTTCCAGCTTCTGGTCGCGCTCCGCCACGGGCAGTCCGAAGAGGAGGCTGGCGGCGAGGGAAAGCTCGCCAGATTCACGGCGGGGCGCGAGAACGGAAAACGAAGCCCGGACTTCCGCTTCCTCTGCGGCATCAATGGAGCCAAGGGTCTTGCCCTCGGCCCAGAGGGTCTCCACCACCTGGTCTTCGACGCTCTCCTGGGTCTCCGGCTGGAAGACGATGCCTGGGGCCAATTCCAGGCGCAGGCTCAACGCGCGTTCGAGCAACGGCTCGCGGGCCAGATACCGGGCTTGTTCGGCGGCCACGTCGAAAAAGGCGCTCATCGCGCCGCCACGCCCTGCTCCAGCTTCGCCAGCGCAGCCTGGAAGCGACCCGCGTGGAAGCGCTCCACCTTGGCCAGGGTCTCGAACCATGCAGCGATGTCCGCGAAGCCTTCTTCCCGGGCCTTGCGGGCGAAATCCGGATACATGTCCGTGTATTCGTAGGTTTCTCCGGCCACGGCCGAGGCGAGGTTGGTTCTGGTGTCGCCAAGAGGCAGGCCCGTCGCGGGGTCGCCGGCTTTTTCGGCCAAGAACATCAGGTGCTTGAGCGCGTGGCCCGTCTCTCCGTCTGCGCTGTGCTTGAAGAGTTCGGCGGTTTCGGGAAGCCCCTCCTTCTCCGCCACGGCGGCCATCCAGGTGTAGCGCCGGTTCGCCTGGCTCTCGCCCGCGAACGCGGCCTTCAGGTTTTCATGGGTCTGGGATGCGGCAAAGTCCATCGTGATTCCTTTCATGGCCCGCTCCATGCGGGCCCTCGGTAAAGGCCAGGACCATGCCAGACGCGGCAACCCTTGCAAAGGCTCAGTTCCGCCTCCCCGCCCCGCCGCGTTTCAGAAAAGTTCGTGACCAGCCGTTGAAACTACTCTCGAAATACCGAGAATAGAAATGGAGGTGCCCATGCTGCCGGCCAGATCGAAAGACCCCCTCGAAGCCGCGCTCACGGGCGCCCGGATCGTGGAGGAGGTCGGCGACCTGCTGACCCTCGGCGACGACCCGGAGGCCCTGGTGCAGCGGGCCTTCCAGCGCCTCGGCCAGTTGGTTCCGTTCGATCTGGCCACGGTGCTGCTGCGGGAGAAAGACCACCTGGAGGTGCGCTACGCCCTGGGACCCATGGTGGCGCCCGGCCTCGTGGGCTCCCGCATCGCCATCCACGGCAATCCAAGGCTGGTGACCGCCCTGAAAAGCCGCCATGCCAAAAGCTTCGAGGAGCAGGACCCGGGCGAGGACACCTTCCACGGCATCCTGGAGTTCCCCGACAGCCACAGTTGCCTCGTGGCGCCCCTCCGCGCCAGCGGGGAGGTCTTCGGCCTCATGACCCTGGATGCCCTGGTCTGCCGCCAGTATCCCGAAAGCGTGGAGCGCCATGTCTCCACCTTCGCCAGCCTGCTGGCCCTGGCGCTCAAGCAGGCCGAACACCTCAAACTGCTTTCGGAGCAGCAGCGGCGGTTGGCGGACGAGGTGGAATTCTTCCGCGCGGAATCCATGCGGGGCGTCATGGCCGAGCCGCTGCGGGCCGACAGCCCCGCCATGCGGGTGGTGGTGGACCAGCTCCGGCAGGTGGCTTCCGCCAACACGACGGTCCTGCTCTCCGGCGAGACCGGCACAGGCAAGGAAAAAGTGGCCCAGACCCTCCATCACCTCTCGCCCCGGCGCGAGCGCCCCTTCATCAAGGTGAACTGCGGCGCCCTGCCGGGCAGCCTCATCGAGAGCGAGCTCTTCGGCCACGTGCGCGGCGCCTTCACCGGGGCGAACGCCGCCCGCAAAGGCCGCTTCGAACTGGCGGACGGGGGCACCCTCTTCCTCGATGAGATCGGCGAATTGCCGCTGGACCTGCAACCAAGGCTGCTGCGGGTCCTCCAGGAGAAGGAGATCGATCCGGTGGGCTCGGAGAAGCCTCGGAAAGTCGATGTGCGCCTGGTCGCCGCCACCAACCGCGACCTGGCCGGGATGGTCGGCCAGGGCTCCTTCCGTGAAGATCTCTACTACCGGCTCAATGTGTTTCCCATCCACCTGCCTCCGCTTCGGGAAAGGCCACAGGACATCCGCTCCCTGGCGGAAGGCTTCCTGGACCGGTTCAGCAAGGAAAACCGGCGGCCCGCCCTGCGCCTGGCGAAGGAAGCCCTGAAACAGCTCGAACGCTATGCATGGCCGGGCAACGTGAGGGAACTGTTCAATGTCCTGGAACGCTCGGCCATCCTCACGGCCGGCCGCGAACTCAAGCTGGAGGCCACGCTGCTGGACGGCCGTCCCGCCAAAGCGCCCCAAAGCTGGGAGCAGCAGGAGCGGCGCTACTTCGAGGATCTGCTGCGGGCCACCAAAGGCAAGATCACCGGCGAGGCCGGCGCCGCCACGTTGGCCGGCTTGGCCCCCAGCACGCTCATCTCCAGGTTGGAAAAGCTGGGCATGAAGCCCGCTGAATTCAGAAGGTAGGCCGGCCGCTCAGGAAATCCACCGGGCGATGCCGAAGGCGGCGGCGGCGGCGGCACCACCCACCAGCACCGTCTGGAGGCCGCTTCGCAGGACCGGCACTCCCGTAAAGTGGCCTTTCACGCTGCCGAACAGGGCCAGGGCCGCAAGCGTGATGACCACCGACAGTTTCAAGGCGCTCTGCGCATCGGCCGCGAAAAAGTAAGCGCTCAAGGGGATGAATCCGCCTGCGATGTAGGCCGTCGCGATGGTGAGCGCGCTCTTCCAGGACCGCCCGGGCACCGGAGCTTCAAGGCCCAACTCGAACCGCATCATGAACCGCACCCAGTCATCGGGACGCTTGCGGAGGGACTCTTCGACGCCGGCGCTTTCCTCAGGCGCGATTCCGTAGGACTCGAAAATATCCCGCACTTCCTGGGCCTCGGTGTCCGGCACCGTGGCGATTTCAAACTCCTCCCGGCGCTGTTCGTGGATGTAGTGTTCCGCATCGCCCCTGGCGGCCAGATAGCCTCCCAGCCCCATGGCGATGGAACCGGCGGCGATCTCGGCCAGCCCGGCGGTGACGATGAGATGCGTCTGGGAGATGGCGCCCGTCAGGCCCGCCGCCAGCGCGAACGGCACCGTCAGGCCGTCGGACATGCCGATGACCACATCCCGCACCGCGGCTCCGGCGGTGAAGTGCTTTTCCAGGTGGGGTGTCGAGGGCATCAATCCGCCAATAAAAAACAAATCGCCCAGGCAAGGCTGCTTCCCAAAGGTAGACCAAGCGATCCCAGGCAGAAACCTGGTGTCCATCCCTGCGCTGGAATGCATCCGAAAGCGGTCTTTCAAAAAAAAACAGGCCTCCGTCGAACCTAGCGCCAGGCCGCGAGGATGATCCCGGCGAGGACGAACGAAACCAGGTTGAAGGCCGAATCAATCAACCAGAGCTGCCGTGGTTTCTGGGAAAAGATGGCTGTGGCATAGCTCGTAGCGGCTGCGAAACCGGCCCAGCAGAGCACGCCCACCAGCGCAGCCCTCAGGAAGGTGAGGTTCACGAAATGGTTGAGGATGACCGCCATGGCCCAGGCCTGGACCACCCCGGTGATGAAGGCTTGGACATAGAGCGCCGGCATCGAGCCCTGGCTCTTGGCCTTCAGTTCCTCCTCGGTGACCCCCTGCAGCGACATCCACGGTTTCGCGAACAGCGCCGGCGAGTACCAGAGGCCTCCAAGGATGAAAATGGCGAGGCCGCTGGCGAGCACCGCGAGGTAGTTGACTTGAGGGAAGGCCATTGGATTCTCCTGTCGATGGAACCTCCGGCGCCGGAGGCGTCCGAGGTGGATGAGTGGGTGGGCGCCCCGATGCTCCCACCCTTGGGCCGCTCTGGCAATCCTGAACCGCCGGTCGAACCGCGAGTATCTCCTAGATCAAGCGCTTCTGGCCCTTGGGGTGGGTCATCACCACATGGCGCACCCGCTCGATCCAGGCGGGACGCGCGCCCGGATCGAGGCGCTCGTGCGGCAGGTTCCGTTCCGCCAGCAGCCGGTCCACCATCTCGTCCACCGCCTTGGCGAAAAAGGCATCCGTGTCCCGCACGCCGTCCTCGGAGAGCTGGCCGGAAAAGGGGACCTTGAAAAGCAGGTCGTAGCTCTTCATCCAA
Coding sequences within:
- a CDS encoding DUF1761 domain-containing protein — translated: MAFPQVNYLAVLASGLAIFILGGLWYSPALFAKPWMSLQGVTEEELKAKSQGSMPALYVQAFITGVVQAWAMAVILNHFVNLTFLRAALVGVLCWAGFAAATSYATAIFSQKPRQLWLIDSAFNLVSFVLAGIILAAWR
- a CDS encoding DNA starvation/stationary phase protection protein codes for the protein MSQSLIHHLNAQLATAWIIGFNAKRYHWMVSGPHFRDYHLRFDDLHGAVEGTIDELGERIRILGGTPIHAPSQMESQSSVKPSNPKKHLDPGAMLAEALASEEKAIGLLHEGIDLASRENDPGTADLLTRFVQVHQKEAWFLREMLG
- a CDS encoding rubrerythrin; the protein is MDFAASQTHENLKAAFAGESQANRRYTWMAAVAEKEGLPETAELFKHSADGETGHALKHLMFLAEKAGDPATGLPLGDTRTNLASAVAGETYEYTDMYPDFARKAREEGFADIAAWFETLAKVERFHAGRFQAALAKLEQGVAAR
- a CDS encoding VIT1/CCC1 transporter family protein; protein product: MPSTPHLEKHFTAGAAVRDVVIGMSDGLTVPFALAAGLTGAISQTHLIVTAGLAEIAAGSIAMGLGGYLAARGDAEHYIHEQRREEFEIATVPDTEAQEVRDIFESYGIAPEESAGVEESLRKRPDDWVRFMMRFELGLEAPVPGRSWKSALTIATAYIAGGFIPLSAYFFAADAQSALKLSVVITLAALALFGSVKGHFTGVPVLRSGLQTVLVGGAAAAAAFGIARWIS
- a CDS encoding sigma 54-interacting transcriptional regulator; translated protein: MLPARSKDPLEAALTGARIVEEVGDLLTLGDDPEALVQRAFQRLGQLVPFDLATVLLREKDHLEVRYALGPMVAPGLVGSRIAIHGNPRLVTALKSRHAKSFEEQDPGEDTFHGILEFPDSHSCLVAPLRASGEVFGLMTLDALVCRQYPESVERHVSTFASLLALALKQAEHLKLLSEQQRRLADEVEFFRAESMRGVMAEPLRADSPAMRVVVDQLRQVASANTTVLLSGETGTGKEKVAQTLHHLSPRRERPFIKVNCGALPGSLIESELFGHVRGAFTGANAARKGRFELADGGTLFLDEIGELPLDLQPRLLRVLQEKEIDPVGSEKPRKVDVRLVAATNRDLAGMVGQGSFREDLYYRLNVFPIHLPPLRERPQDIRSLAEGFLDRFSKENRRPALRLAKEALKQLERYAWPGNVRELFNVLERSAILTAGRELKLEATLLDGRPAKAPQSWEQQERRYFEDLLRATKGKITGEAGAATLAGLAPSTLISRLEKLGMKPAEFRR